A portion of the Gossypium arboreum isolate Shixiya-1 chromosome 8, ASM2569848v2, whole genome shotgun sequence genome contains these proteins:
- the LOC108467971 gene encoding protein TRANSPORT INHIBITOR RESPONSE 1-like: MPKRLAYSLPDEVLEHVFSFIQSDKDRNVVSAVSKSWYEIERWCRRKIFVGNCYAVSPKMVVRRFPQVRSIELKGKPHFADFNLVPDGWGGYVLPWITEMAVAYPWLEEIRLKRMVVTDESLELIAKSFKDFKVLVLASCEGFSTDGLAAIAVSCKNLRELDLRESEVDDSSVHWLSHFPETYTSMVSLNISCLGSDEVSFSALERLVSRCTNLRSLKLNRAVPLDKTANILRLAPQLVEFGTCTYSAELRSDVFSNLAGAFSNCMELRSLCGFWDVVPDYLPAIYSVCSRLTSLNLSYATIQSLDLIKLVSHCPSLQRLLVLDYIEDSGLEALASNCKDLQELRVFPSDPFDAEPNASLTEQGLVAVSLGCPKLQSVLYFCRRMSNAALVTIAQNRPNLTRFRLCIIEPNTTDYLTGEPFDVGFGAIVEHCKDLIRLSLSGLLTDCVFEYIGKYAKKLEMLSVAFAGDSDLGLHHVLSGCESLRKLEIRDCPFGDKALLTNAAKLETMRSLWMSSCSVSFGACQLLSQKMPRLNVEVIDERGPPDSRPENCTVDKLYIYRSVAGPRFDMPPFVWTKDEDLALRLSP; encoded by the exons ATGCCGAAGAGATTAGCGTATTCGCTCCCAGATGAGGTGCTGGAGCATGTATTCTCGTTCATACAATCGGATAAAGATCGGAACGTGGTATCGGCAGTGAGTAAATCGTGGTACGAGATTGAGCGGTGGTGTCGGAGGAAGATATTCGTCGGGAACTGTTATGCTGTGAGCCCTAAGATGGTGGTCAGACGGTTCCCGCAAGTTAGATCCATTGAGTTGAAAGGGAAACCGCACTTCGCTGACTTCAATTTGGTACCGGACGGCTGGGGCGGTTACGTTTTGCCGTGGATTACGGAGATGGCTGTCGCTTACCCTTGGCTCGAAGAGATTCGGCTTAAACGGATGGTCGTCACGGATGAAAGCTTGGAGCTTATTGCTAAGTCATTTAAGGATTTCAAAGTATTGGTGCTTGCTTCTTGTGAAGGGTTTTCAACTGATGGACTTGCTGCCATTGCTGTTAGTTGCAA GAACCTGAGAGAGCTGGACTTGCGAGAAAGTGAAGTGGATGATTCGAGTGTGCATTGGCTCAGCCATTTTCCTGAGACATACACATCCATGGTGTCTCTTAACATTTCCTGTTTAGGATCAGATGAAGTTAGTTTTTCAGCTTTGGAGCGCCTGGTCAGTAGATGTACGAACCTCAGGTCCCTTAAGCTCAACCGCGCTGTTCCCCTTGATAAGACTGCGAACATATTACGACTTGCACCGCAGCTGGTTGAATTCGGCACTTGCACCTATTCGGCTGAGCTACGTTCAGATGTCTTCTCAAACTTGGCTGGAGCTTTTTCTAATTGCATGGAACTAAGGAGTTTGTGTGGGTTTTGGGATGTGGTTCCGGATTACCTTCCAGCTATTTACTCTGTCTGCTCTAGATTAACGTCACTGAACTTGAGTTACGCAACCATACAAAGCCTTGATCTCATCAAGCTTGTAAGCCACTGTCCGAGTTTGCAGCGCCTATTG GTACTTGATTATATTGAAGACAGTGGCCTTGAAGCACTTGCATCTAATTGCAAGGACCTGCAGGAATTACGGGTTTTTCCATCTGACCCGTTTGATGCAGAACCAAATGCATCCTTGACGGAACAGGGCCTTGTTGCTGTTTCTTTGGGTTGTCCTAAGTTACAATCAGTTTTGTACTTCTGCCGCAGAATGTCTAATGCAGCTCTAGTCACAATTGCTCAGAACCGTCCAAACTTGACCCGGTTTCGTCTTTGTATAATTGAGCCAAATACAACTGATTACCTGACCGGAGAGCCATTTGATGTTGGTTTTGGAGCCATTGTTGAGCATTGCAAGGATCTCATACGGCTTTCCCTGTCCGGTCTCCTCACAGATTGCGTGTTTGAATATATTGGAAAATATGCAAAAAAGCTGGAAATGCTATCCGTGGCTTTTGCAGGAGATAGTGATTTGGGACTCCATCACGTGCTTTCAGGGTGTGAAAGCCTACGGAAACTAGAAATTAGGGACTGCCCCTTCGGAGACAAGGCTCTTTTGACCAATGCTGCAAAGCTGGAGACAATGCGATCCCTTTGGATGTCTTCCTGCTCCGTGAGTTTCGGAGCTTGTCAGCTGCTAAGTCAGAAGATGCCGAGGCTGAATGTTGAAGTTATAGATGAGAGGGGACCTCCTGATTCAAGACCCGAAAACTGCACAGTTGATAAGCTCTATATCTACCGATCTGTGGCTGGGCCAAGGTTTGACATGCCTCCTTTTGTTTGGACGAaggatgaagatttggctttgaggCTTTCTCCATAG